One segment of Gordonia terrae DNA contains the following:
- a CDS encoding ABC-F family ATP-binding cassette domain-containing protein, producing MAHLLGAETLGLEYPTTKVFESVSLGVNEGDRIGIVGRNGDGKSSLMAMLAGRMQPDSGRVTVRGGVRIGVLDQVDVFDEDETVGHAVVGDRPEHEWAGDAKVRDVIGGLLGDVEWAAPTSSLSGGQRRRVSLARLLAGEHDVLALDEPTNHLDVEAITWLAEHLKRRWPVNAGGLMVVTHDRWFLDEVCTVTWEVHDRIVEPFEGGYAAYILQRVERDRQAAAVEARRQNLARKELAWLRRGAPARTSKPKFRIDAANALIADVPPVRDTVALQSLATARLGKDVVDLLDVSVSYGDRDVLDGVEWRLAPGERTGILGVNGAGKSTLLGLIAGTVEPTGGRVKRGKTVKVATLTQRLDDLDRYLDDPVRKVIAELQTTYTFGSGSKAQELSPSQLLERLGFDTAQLSTPVKDLSGGQKRRLQLLLILLAAPNVLILDEPTNDLDTDMLAALEDLLDSWPGTLIVVSHDRYFLERVTDQQFAVLDGKLRHLPNGVDEFLKLRAAQSKSNSAVASATASTPAGGNSSPSLSGAELRAANKELASLERRIDKLHSKIDSARAALADHDHSDYQGLAAETESIRAMETELAEVEERWMELGEALE from the coding sequence GTGGCTCATCTACTCGGCGCGGAAACCCTAGGCCTGGAATACCCGACCACCAAGGTCTTCGAGTCGGTGTCCCTCGGGGTCAACGAGGGCGACCGCATCGGGATCGTCGGCCGCAACGGCGACGGCAAGTCGAGCCTGATGGCGATGCTCGCCGGACGGATGCAGCCGGATTCCGGTCGCGTCACCGTGCGTGGCGGAGTGCGGATCGGTGTCCTGGACCAGGTCGACGTCTTCGACGAGGACGAGACCGTCGGGCATGCAGTCGTCGGCGACCGCCCCGAACACGAATGGGCGGGCGACGCCAAGGTCCGCGACGTCATCGGCGGACTGCTCGGGGACGTCGAATGGGCGGCGCCCACCAGTTCGCTGTCGGGCGGTCAGCGCCGTCGGGTGTCGCTGGCCCGGCTGCTCGCCGGCGAGCACGACGTCCTCGCGCTGGACGAGCCGACCAACCACCTCGACGTCGAGGCCATCACCTGGCTCGCCGAGCACCTCAAGCGGCGCTGGCCGGTCAACGCCGGCGGACTGATGGTCGTCACCCACGATCGGTGGTTCCTCGACGAGGTCTGCACCGTCACCTGGGAGGTGCACGACCGGATCGTCGAACCGTTTGAAGGCGGTTATGCCGCCTACATCCTGCAGCGCGTCGAACGCGACCGGCAGGCCGCGGCCGTCGAGGCGCGTCGGCAGAACCTCGCCCGCAAGGAACTCGCCTGGCTGCGTCGCGGGGCCCCCGCGCGGACCTCCAAGCCGAAGTTCCGCATCGACGCCGCCAACGCGCTGATCGCCGACGTCCCGCCGGTGCGCGACACGGTCGCCCTGCAGTCCCTGGCCACCGCGCGTCTGGGCAAAGACGTCGTGGACCTCCTCGACGTGTCGGTGTCCTATGGCGACCGCGACGTCCTCGACGGCGTCGAGTGGCGACTCGCCCCGGGTGAGCGAACCGGCATCCTCGGCGTCAACGGCGCCGGCAAGTCGACGCTCCTCGGCCTCATCGCCGGCACCGTGGAGCCGACCGGCGGACGGGTCAAGCGTGGCAAGACCGTCAAGGTCGCGACGCTGACCCAACGCCTCGACGATCTCGACCGGTACCTCGACGACCCGGTCCGGAAGGTGATCGCCGAACTACAGACCACCTACACCTTCGGCTCGGGGTCGAAGGCGCAGGAGCTCTCGCCGTCGCAACTCCTCGAACGACTGGGCTTCGACACCGCCCAGCTCTCCACCCCCGTCAAAGACCTGTCCGGCGGGCAGAAGCGTCGGCTGCAGCTGCTCCTCATCCTGCTCGCCGCCCCCAACGTGCTGATTCTCGACGAGCCGACCAACGACCTCGACACCGACATGCTCGCCGCGCTCGAGGATCTCCTCGACTCCTGGCCGGGCACGCTCATCGTCGTCTCGCACGACCGGTACTTCCTCGAACGCGTCACCGATCAGCAGTTCGCCGTCCTCGACGGCAAGCTGCGTCACCTCCCGAACGGGGTCGACGAGTTCCTGAAACTGCGTGCAGCACAGTCGAAGAGCAACTCGGCGGTGGCCTCGGCGACCGCGTCGACCCCTGCCGGCGGGAACTCGAGCCCGTCTCTCAGTGGCGCCGAGCTCCGCGCGGCCAACAAGGAGCTGGCCTCGCTGGAACGTCGGATCGACAAGCTGCACAGCAAGATCGACTCCGCCCGAGCCGCGCTGGCCGACCACGATCACTCCGATTACCAGGGGCTCGCCGCGGAGACGGAGAGCATCCGCGCGATGGAGACCGAGCTGGCCGAGGTCGAGGAACGCTGGATGGAACTCGGCGAAGCGCTCGAGTGA
- a CDS encoding SGNH/GDSL hydrolase family protein has protein sequence MMAAVAAPAQAAPVRYTGGTYVALGDSRASGSFYTPTPAYFAGCKRSAFNYPTLVAGATLPRRFIDASCAGAQATHLYRSPQHTSGGTKPIQLHLVPRDAQVITVSIGGNDMRWNAILNQCRTPAFTDRRCRHNRALENEVRWRIDLMENRVTPALRAIRQKAPKAQIIVVGLGGFIGFSGCWPLVPLSDPDARWMREVFNRANGALWRASTKVGGTFIDANRRSAGHDACNLINPWYESSLSNRIALPFHVNQAGAVAFAAMVNGAIRR, from the coding sequence ATGATGGCGGCGGTGGCCGCGCCCGCGCAGGCCGCCCCCGTGCGCTACACCGGCGGCACCTACGTGGCGCTCGGAGATTCGCGTGCGTCCGGGAGTTTCTACACCCCGACCCCCGCGTACTTCGCGGGATGTAAGCGGTCGGCGTTCAACTACCCGACCCTCGTCGCCGGGGCGACCCTGCCGCGGCGTTTCATCGACGCCTCGTGTGCGGGCGCGCAGGCGACACACCTGTACCGGTCCCCGCAGCACACCAGCGGCGGTACCAAACCGATTCAGCTGCACCTGGTCCCCCGTGATGCGCAAGTGATCACCGTGAGTATCGGCGGCAACGACATGCGGTGGAACGCGATCCTGAACCAGTGCCGGACCCCCGCGTTCACCGACCGCCGCTGTCGCCACAACCGCGCTCTCGAAAACGAGGTCCGGTGGCGGATCGACCTGATGGAGAACCGGGTGACACCGGCGCTGCGTGCGATCCGGCAGAAGGCGCCGAAGGCCCAGATCATCGTCGTCGGGCTCGGTGGTTTCATCGGCTTCAGCGGATGCTGGCCGCTCGTACCCCTGAGCGACCCCGACGCCCGATGGATGCGCGAGGTCTTCAATCGTGCCAACGGCGCGCTCTGGCGGGCGTCGACCAAGGTCGGCGGCACCTTCATCGACGCGAACCGGCGATCGGCGGGCCACGATGCGTGCAACCTGATCAACCCCTGGTACGAGAGCTCGCTGTCGAATCGCATCGCGCTGCCCTTCCACGTCAACCAGGCGGGCGCCGTCGCGTTCGCGGCCATGGTCAACGGGGCCATCCGCCGTTAG